From the Rhinatrema bivittatum chromosome 7, aRhiBiv1.1, whole genome shotgun sequence genome, one window contains:
- the GPT2 gene encoding alanine aminotransferase 2 — MHRLRVLARQAGASPGLAGAGSLGRRGSSSGQGDLRFSTVAEARAVSGKSRRKILTLQSMNPQVKAVEYAVRGPIVLKAGEIERELQNGIKKPFSEVIKANIGDAHAMGQQPITFLRQVVALCTYPDLLDNPNFPKDAKTRAMRILQGCGGYSLGSYSASQGVNCIREDVASYIERRDGGVPADPDNIYLTTGASDGIASILKILVSGWGKSRSGVMIPIPQYPLYSAAISELDAIQVNYYLDEENCWALDVGELRRALNQAREYCNPNVLCIINPGNPTGQVQSRRCIEDVIHFAWEENLFLLADEVYQDNVYAEDCQFHSFKKVLYEMGPEYSSNVELASFHSTSKGYMGECGYRGGYMEVVNLHPEIKEQLVKMLSVRLCPPVSGQAAMDVVVNPPGPEEESYEQFIREKNTVLSSLAKKAKLTEELFNQVPGLQCNPLQGAMYAFPRIFLPPRAIAAAKDLGMAADMFYCMRLLEETGICVVPGSGFGQKEGTYHFRMTILPPADKLKVLLEKVNAFHLRFLDEHA, encoded by the exons ATGCATCGGCTCCGGGTGTTGGCCAGGCAGGCTGGGGCTAGCCCGGGCTTGGCCGGAGCGGGGAGCCTGGGCCGGCGGGGCTCGTCCTCCGGGCAGGGGGACCTGCGCTTCAGCACGGTGGCCGAGGCGCGGGCGGTGAGCGGGAAGAGCCGGCGGAAGATCCTGACCCTGCAGTCCATGAACCCGCAGGTGAAGGCGGTGGAGTACGCGGTGCGGGGCCCCATCGTGCTGAAGGCCGGCGAGATCGAGCGGGAGCTGCAAAAC GGGATTAAAAAGCCTTTCAGTGAGGTCATCAAAGCCAACATTGGCGATGCACATGCCATGGGACAGCAGCCAATCACCTTTCTCCGTCAG gtgGTTGCTCTTTGTACATACCCAGACCTGCTGGATAACCCAAATTTTCCAAAGGATGCCAAGACTAGGGCCATGCGGATTTTGCAGGGATGCGGCGGATATAGCCTGG GGTCCTACAGCGCTAGCCAAGGTGTGAACTGCATTCGGGAAGACGTCGCCAGCTACATCGAGAGACGGGATGGGGGTGTTCCCGCAGATCCTGATAACATCTACCTCACCACAGGGGCTAGTGATGGGATCGCT AGTATTCTGAAGATCCTCGTGTCGGGCTGGGGGAAGTCCAGGAGCGGAGTGATGATCCCGATACCACAGTACCCCCTGTACTCGGCAGCCATCTCAGAGCTGGACGCCATTCAGGTGAATTACTACCTGGACGAGGAGAACTGCTGGGCACTGGATGTCGGAGAACTGCGCCGAGCTCTGAACCAGGCCAGGGAGTACTGTAACCCGAACGTCCTGTGCATCATCAACCCCGGAAACCCCACAG GTCAAGTGCAGAGCAGACGGTGCATTGAAGATGTAATTCATTTTGCGTGGGAGGAGAACCTCTTCTTGCTGGCTGATGAG GTCTATCAGGACAATGTTTATGCAGAGGACTGCCAgtttcactccttcaaaaaagttcTGTACGAGATGGGACCAGAGTACTCCAGCAACGTTGAGCTGGCCTCCTTCCACTCCACCTCCAAGGGCTACATGGGCGA ATGTGGCTACAGAGGGGGATACATGGAGGTGGTTAACTTGCACCCGGAGATAAAAGAGCAGCTGGTGAAGATGCTGTCTgtccgtctctgccctcctgtCTCGGGCCAGGCAGCCATGGACGTAGTGGTGAACCCCCCTGGTCCTGAGGAAGAGTCATACGAACAGTTTATTAGG GAGAAGAACACGGTTCTCAGCAGCCTGGCGAAGAAAGCCAAACTGACAGAAGAGTTATTTAACCAAGTGCCAGGCCTTCAGTGCAACCCTCTGCAGGGGGCCATGTACGCCTTCCCCAGGATCTTCCTCCCTCCCAGAGCCATCGCAGCTGCAAAG GATCTCGGTATGGCCGCTGACATGTTTTACTGTATGAGGCTGCTAGAGGAAACCGGAATCTGTGTTGTTCCTGGCAGTGGATTTGGTCAGAAGGAAGGAACTTACCATTTTAG